The proteins below are encoded in one region of Bacteroides uniformis:
- a CDS encoding tetratricopeptide repeat protein, with amino-acid sequence MGFFKSFFSGKSDSPANEKQKNEQKNFEIFKYDGMRAQRMGRTDYAIKCFTEALAIQEDFETMGYLAQVYTQTSELDEAHKLLERMTEIEPEHISTYLSLANVCYMQEDYPAMAGAAKKAIEIEEGNAMAHYLLGKADNGQGDGIMCIAHLTKAIVLKDDFIEARLLRAEALVQMQQYKEAMEDIDTILAQDPEDESAILLRGKIEEATGDKEKAESSYQKVTELNPFNEQAFLYLGQLYITQNKLAEAIELFTEATELNPNFAEAYHERGRAKLLNGDKEGSAEDMKKGLELNPKEIQNFNGQYGNQPGGSTGNILGL; translated from the coding sequence ATGGGATTCTTTAAATCTTTTTTCTCCGGCAAGTCAGACAGTCCGGCAAATGAGAAACAAAAAAACGAACAGAAGAATTTTGAGATATTCAAGTATGACGGTATGCGCGCACAACGCATGGGCCGTACAGACTACGCCATCAAATGCTTCACTGAAGCCCTTGCCATTCAGGAAGACTTCGAGACCATGGGATATCTCGCCCAAGTCTACACCCAGACCAGCGAACTGGACGAGGCGCACAAACTACTGGAACGCATGACCGAAATAGAGCCGGAACATATCTCCACCTACCTCAGTCTTGCCAACGTATGCTACATGCAGGAAGACTATCCCGCCATGGCAGGAGCGGCAAAGAAGGCTATCGAAATAGAAGAGGGCAACGCCATGGCACATTACCTGCTCGGCAAAGCAGACAATGGGCAAGGGGACGGCATCATGTGCATCGCCCATCTTACGAAAGCCATCGTACTGAAAGATGATTTCATCGAAGCACGTCTGCTCCGTGCCGAAGCCCTGGTCCAAATGCAGCAATACAAGGAAGCGATGGAAGACATAGACACCATTCTGGCACAAGACCCGGAAGACGAAAGTGCCATCTTGCTCCGCGGAAAGATAGAAGAAGCTACGGGAGACAAAGAAAAAGCAGAAAGCAGCTATCAGAAAGTGACGGAGTTGAATCCCTTCAACGAACAAGCCTTCCTCTACTTAGGACAGCTTTACATCACCCAAAACAAACTGGCAGAAGCCATCGAGCTCTTTACGGAAGCCACAGAACTGAACCCTAATTTCGCAGAGGCCTATCATGAGCGCGGACGTGCCAAGTTGCTGAACGGCGACAAGGAAGGTTCTGCAGAAGACATGAAGAAAGGACTGGAACTCAATCCTAAAGAGATACAGAACTTTAACGGACAATATGGTAACCAACCGGGGGGAAGTACCGGTAATATCCTGGGATTATGA
- a CDS encoding ROK family protein — translation MKLSIDLGGTNIRIAQVEKGNCLNKVSVPCLAQQDASTVLNQLSQLIRNMMNEQVDGIGIGVPSIVDPEKGIVYNVANISSWKEIHLKEILENEFKVAVAINNDSNCFTLGESLYGEGKSYTNMVGVTIGTGIGAGVVIGRRLYGGQYMGAGEIGSFPYLDSDFEHYCSSFLFKRYGTTGAVVAEKAQQGEQAALEIWKEFGRHLGNLIKAILFAYAPQAIVLGGGIVSAFPFFKNAMEQTMQSFPYKIISDNVSVVASHQKDSSLLGAAALLE, via the coding sequence ATGAAACTGTCAATAGATTTAGGAGGAACCAATATTCGAATAGCCCAAGTGGAAAAAGGGAACTGCTTGAATAAAGTGTCGGTTCCATGTTTAGCTCAGCAAGATGCTTCTACTGTGCTAAACCAGCTTTCCCAGCTTATTCGGAATATGATGAATGAGCAGGTAGATGGTATCGGTATCGGTGTCCCTTCAATTGTTGATCCGGAGAAAGGAATTGTATATAATGTAGCAAATATATCTTCTTGGAAAGAAATACACTTGAAGGAGATTTTGGAGAACGAATTCAAGGTGGCAGTTGCCATTAATAATGATTCCAACTGTTTCACTTTGGGGGAGAGCCTATACGGCGAAGGAAAATCTTATACCAACATGGTAGGCGTTACTATTGGGACCGGAATTGGAGCTGGCGTTGTCATTGGCCGTCGTTTGTATGGTGGGCAATATATGGGAGCCGGTGAGATAGGCTCATTTCCTTATTTGGACTCTGATTTTGAACACTATTGCAGTAGTTTCTTGTTTAAACGTTATGGCACTACCGGTGCGGTAGTAGCTGAAAAAGCCCAGCAAGGAGAACAAGCTGCATTGGAGATTTGGAAAGAGTTTGGGAGGCATTTGGGTAATCTTATAAAGGCAATTCTTTTTGCCTATGCTCCCCAGGCTATTGTTTTAGGAGGCGGTATTGTATCGGCTTTTCCTTTCTTTAAAAATGCTATGGAACAAACAATGCAAAGTTTTCCCTACAAGATTATATCGGATAATGTGAGTGTGGTGGCTTCGCATCAAAAGGATTCCAGTTTATTGGGTGCTGCCGCTCTTCTTGAGTAA
- a CDS encoding phosphatidylinositol-specific phospholipase C, translating to MKRNRLRTVVVLALTIFLLNAPVCATASRLQDTCAEARDEVALRPEWMRILHDTLPICKISIPGSHDSGSIKGGHMLKTQATDIPAQLRQGIRAFDIRLEKKGNKLGVFHSHAFQDIYWEDDVLPAFIHFLQTYPSETLIVSLKKEGGELRDYASLLSVSLSSPEYQSYFVMDFRPELTLKDCRGKILFLHRDHAMDNYPGAACVGWEDDSTCLLTLRNKDGKEGVALLEDEYQYESGEEAGKKVGVCVRNIEGMSAEPVSSRRWGITFVSATGLPLGTPKVFADKVNKPIADYLKQKNSRNCGIVFIDFVSEPGGKDLVEYLIDSNVCAK from the coding sequence ATGAAGAGAAACAGATTAAGAACAGTTGTTGTATTAGCTTTGACCATATTTCTATTGAATGCTCCGGTTTGTGCTACAGCTTCCAGATTGCAGGATACTTGTGCGGAGGCGCGGGATGAGGTTGCACTGCGGCCTGAGTGGATGAGGATTCTCCATGATACGCTTCCTATATGTAAGATTTCTATTCCTGGTTCACACGATAGCGGTAGTATCAAAGGAGGGCATATGTTGAAAACACAAGCAACAGATATTCCCGCTCAATTACGGCAAGGCATCCGTGCTTTCGATATCCGTTTGGAAAAGAAGGGTAATAAACTGGGGGTGTTTCACAGTCATGCCTTTCAGGATATATATTGGGAAGATGATGTTTTACCTGCTTTTATACACTTTCTGCAAACATATCCTTCTGAGACTTTGATTGTTTCCTTGAAAAAGGAAGGGGGAGAATTGCGGGATTATGCTTCTCTGCTGTCCGTTTCTTTAAGCAGCCCTGAGTATCAAAGTTATTTCGTGATGGACTTTCGCCCTGAACTGACGCTGAAAGATTGCCGTGGAAAGATTCTTTTCCTGCATAGGGATCATGCTATGGATAATTATCCTGGAGCAGCATGTGTAGGTTGGGAGGATGACAGTACTTGCCTGCTCACTCTTCGCAATAAAGATGGTAAGGAAGGAGTGGCTTTGCTCGAAGATGAATATCAATATGAATCGGGTGAGGAGGCCGGGAAGAAGGTAGGGGTTTGTGTCCGTAATATTGAAGGGATGTCTGCTGAGCCGGTTTCCTCACGTCGGTGGGGAATTACTTTTGTAAGTGCGACGGGGCTGCCCTTGGGAACCCCTAAAGTCTTTGCTGATAAGGTGAACAAGCCTATTGCTGACTATTTAAAACAAAAGAATAGCCGGAATTGCGGTATTGTTTTTATCGATTTTGTCAGTGAACCTGGAGGAAAAGATTTGGTGGAATATTTGATTGACAGTAATGTTTGCGCAAAATGA
- the yaaA gene encoding peroxide stress protein YaaA — protein MLVFISCAKTMAARCSVVVPEVTVPKFETEAVRNALEMSQYSVSELERLLRVNTKIAAENRLRFHDFCSEENRSMPAVCAYTGAVFKRILPKDFSAEDFRYAQEHLRITSFLYGLLRPLDGIKPYRLEGDVRLPEKGGISMFDYWKPLLTDYFIEEIKNCGGVLINLASAEMKDLFDWKRVEQEVRVITPEFQVWKAGQPKTVVIYAKMCRGEMTRFIVKNRLECPEELKSFSWEGFVWDEIRSTENVWHFSLGTFM, from the coding sequence ATGCTTGTTTTTATCTCTTGTGCAAAGACCATGGCAGCGCGCTGCTCTGTTGTCGTGCCCGAAGTCACAGTCCCGAAATTCGAAACGGAGGCTGTGCGGAATGCGTTGGAAATGTCGCAGTATTCAGTATCCGAATTGGAAAGGCTTCTTCGGGTGAATACCAAAATTGCTGCCGAGAACCGTTTGCGTTTTCATGATTTCTGTTCGGAGGAGAATCGTTCGATGCCAGCCGTTTGCGCCTACACGGGAGCTGTTTTTAAACGCATTCTTCCGAAAGATTTTTCAGCGGAGGATTTTCGTTATGCGCAAGAACATCTGCGTATCACTTCTTTTCTTTATGGGTTGCTTCGCCCGCTGGACGGTATCAAACCCTATCGTTTGGAAGGAGATGTCCGTTTGCCCGAAAAAGGTGGAATATCCATGTTTGATTATTGGAAGCCTTTGTTGACGGATTACTTCATAGAGGAAATTAAAAACTGTGGCGGTGTTCTCATTAATTTGGCAAGTGCTGAAATGAAAGATTTGTTCGACTGGAAGCGGGTGGAGCAAGAGGTGCGTGTTATTACGCCCGAGTTTCAAGTTTGGAAGGCCGGACAGCCGAAGACTGTCGTTATCTATGCCAAGATGTGTCGCGGAGAGATGACGCGTTTTATTGTCAAGAACCGTCTGGAGTGTCCTGAGGAGTTGAAATCCTTTTCTTGGGAGGGCTTCGTCTGGGATGAGATACGCAGTACGGAGAATGTATGGCATTTTTCGTTAGGTACATTTATGTAA
- a CDS encoding SusC/RagA family TonB-linked outer membrane protein, with protein sequence MKQVNLRIYRTILTLLLGLFLSAGAYAQQISVKGTVKDQTGEPVIGANVLVKGTTNGVITDVDGNFNVSADKNGVLVISFVGYVTQEVPVAEKQMVIVLKEDTELLDEVVVLGYGANTRKQDLSASVGVVSNTEELAARPVTSTEGMLQGQLAGVTITADGGDPTSSPNIVIRGQGSQDGDNVLWVVDGVPGAPISSMNDIESIVVLKDAASAAIYGAQSGAGGVVLVTTKKAKQGAPSLTYDGTFGIRQATNLIEPLNAEQQIEMRKISHQNAGLSLPVGWDVTKNPWIGTTRTDWMDEIFRTAFYQRHNVALNVGSDNFSNRISFAYDNDEGVLINTFKKNLTLRYNGKMQLNKWVSVSEDFVWQNTTQRSKATDNDAYTGPILSAIYMPASATVYNPLDGSYGGVTTEDPAYIEKYGSNFSDIHGDAVNPVRLLEAENLYDKISDIWSTTSLEIANVLPGLKFTSRFTYNMKTNHYKKFNPIRDEVGKPALSNNLQETTYRRDAWKTENTLTYDKTFGEHTVGALFSTTADHSETRGLEVTGKDFADESEFLQYMAYAGSVTASDYLTGPDANVSLIARLAYSYNDRYFATASWRRDYAGRLPKENNYGDFPAVTLGWKISNEKFFKKSDFISLLKLRASWGRVGNLSSIGLNYKSALLKKSSWTEQAQYGPEANNIWNTLIYNGSALNPDLTWETSEQTDLGLDVEMFKNRLSVSLDYFDKRTFNLIQTQSMGWPSTMGLDAMLINQGEVRNRGFEIQANWSDKINKNLSYFVSGNFSYLKNWVSDIGVKDADGNPGLWPNDKRFRSIPYMMQSTEGEPLNSFYLIKTDGLFQSDAEVAEWNAKHGTYVTNDNGEKEWVGIQPNAKAGDLKFVDHNGDGKITDADRQYMGSATPKTTFAFTLGMTWKKLSFSAMFQGVGGAKALYVGKYMLLSDVEGNFNRSSGILNAWSPTNTGSDIPRLSKNDPNGNFTTASDWYLENASYLRLKNVTLSYDLSDVFRKWSHLNDRNSRLSVYFSGENLATITGYSGMDPECGGWDALKYPVSRVLSVGVKLTY encoded by the coding sequence ATGAAACAAGTAAATCTTAGAATCTATCGAACGATTCTGACCCTATTGTTGGGACTGTTCTTGTCGGCAGGTGCTTATGCACAGCAGATTTCTGTGAAAGGAACAGTAAAGGATCAGACTGGCGAACCTGTGATTGGTGCCAATGTGTTAGTAAAGGGGACGACTAATGGAGTGATTACGGACGTTGACGGAAACTTTAATGTTTCGGCCGATAAAAACGGCGTATTGGTAATCAGTTTTGTCGGCTATGTGACTCAGGAAGTACCAGTGGCAGAAAAACAAATGGTAATTGTGCTTAAAGAGGATACAGAACTTCTGGATGAGGTTGTTGTATTAGGGTATGGTGCGAATACACGTAAGCAGGACTTGTCTGCTTCAGTGGGTGTAGTAAGTAATACTGAAGAATTGGCTGCTCGCCCGGTAACTTCTACCGAAGGCATGCTGCAGGGACAGCTGGCAGGTGTTACCATTACGGCCGATGGTGGCGACCCAACTTCTTCTCCTAACATTGTGATTCGTGGTCAAGGCTCACAAGATGGAGACAATGTACTTTGGGTTGTGGACGGTGTTCCCGGTGCACCTATCTCATCCATGAATGATATTGAAAGTATCGTTGTTTTGAAGGATGCTGCTTCTGCTGCTATCTATGGCGCACAGTCTGGTGCAGGTGGTGTTGTGTTGGTAACTACCAAAAAAGCGAAACAAGGTGCTCCTTCGTTGACTTATGACGGCACTTTTGGTATTCGTCAGGCTACCAATTTGATAGAACCACTGAATGCGGAGCAGCAGATTGAGATGCGTAAGATATCTCATCAAAATGCAGGACTTTCGCTTCCAGTCGGTTGGGATGTTACCAAAAATCCATGGATAGGTACGACTCGTACTGATTGGATGGATGAGATTTTCCGCACTGCCTTCTACCAACGTCATAACGTAGCGTTGAATGTAGGTTCTGATAATTTTTCAAATCGTATATCTTTTGCTTACGATAATGATGAAGGTGTTTTGATTAATACTTTCAAGAAGAATCTTACATTACGTTATAATGGTAAAATGCAGCTGAACAAGTGGGTGAGCGTCAGTGAGGATTTTGTATGGCAGAACACTACCCAACGTTCCAAAGCTACGGATAACGATGCTTATACAGGACCTATCCTTTCGGCTATCTACATGCCGGCAAGTGCCACTGTCTATAATCCGTTGGACGGAAGTTATGGTGGTGTGACTACGGAAGATCCTGCCTATATTGAAAAATATGGTTCGAATTTCTCTGATATCCACGGGGATGCTGTAAATCCGGTACGTCTATTGGAAGCAGAGAATTTGTATGACAAGATAAGTGACATATGGAGCACTACCAGCTTGGAGATAGCTAATGTACTTCCTGGATTGAAGTTTACGAGTCGTTTTACTTATAATATGAAGACTAATCATTACAAGAAGTTCAATCCTATTCGTGATGAAGTAGGTAAACCGGCTTTGTCGAATAATCTTCAAGAAACTACTTACCGTAGAGATGCTTGGAAGACGGAAAATACCCTGACTTATGATAAGACATTCGGTGAACATACGGTTGGTGCCTTGTTCTCGACTACGGCAGATCATTCTGAAACGCGTGGACTGGAAGTGACGGGTAAGGATTTTGCGGATGAATCGGAATTTTTACAATACATGGCGTATGCAGGATCAGTGACAGCATCTGACTATTTGACTGGACCTGATGCCAATGTGTCGTTGATTGCCCGTTTGGCTTATTCTTATAATGACCGTTATTTTGCTACTGCATCTTGGCGTCGTGATTATGCTGGACGTTTGCCTAAGGAAAATAACTATGGTGATTTCCCTGCAGTGACCCTTGGATGGAAAATATCTAATGAAAAATTCTTTAAGAAGAGTGATTTTATCAGTTTGCTGAAATTGCGTGCTTCTTGGGGGCGTGTAGGTAATTTGAGCTCTATAGGGCTTAATTATAAGTCTGCTTTGTTGAAGAAAAGCTCGTGGACAGAACAAGCACAATATGGTCCTGAGGCAAATAATATCTGGAATACTTTGATTTACAACGGCTCTGCGTTAAATCCTGATTTGACCTGGGAAACTTCAGAACAGACTGACTTGGGCTTGGATGTTGAGATGTTTAAAAACCGTTTGTCGGTATCATTAGACTATTTTGATAAACGTACTTTCAATTTGATTCAGACACAATCAATGGGGTGGCCTTCTACTATGGGACTCGATGCCATGTTAATCAATCAAGGTGAAGTGCGTAACCGTGGCTTTGAGATTCAAGCTAATTGGAGCGATAAGATTAACAAAAACCTTTCTTATTTCGTATCGGGTAACTTCTCGTATTTAAAGAACTGGGTATCAGATATAGGTGTGAAGGATGCGGATGGCAATCCGGGTTTGTGGCCTAATGATAAAAGGTTCCGTAGCATCCCTTATATGATGCAGAGTACGGAAGGGGAACCTCTGAATTCCTTCTACTTGATTAAGACAGATGGTTTGTTCCAAAGTGATGCAGAAGTTGCCGAGTGGAATGCTAAACATGGAACATATGTGACCAATGATAATGGTGAAAAAGAGTGGGTAGGTATTCAGCCGAATGCCAAGGCTGGTGACTTGAAGTTTGTGGATCATAATGGCGATGGTAAAATTACGGATGCAGACCGTCAGTATATGGGTAGTGCGACTCCGAAGACGACTTTTGCCTTTACATTGGGAATGACGTGGAAAAAACTTTCTTTCAGTGCCATGTTCCAGGGAGTAGGTGGAGCAAAAGCTTTATATGTAGGAAAGTACATGCTGTTGAGTGATGTAGAAGGAAACTTTAACCGTTCCAGCGGGATATTGAATGCTTGGAGTCCTACAAATACCGGTTCTGATATTCCTCGTTTGTCAAAGAATGACCCGAATGGAAACTTTACGACTGCATCTGATTGGTATTTGGAGAATGCTTCTTATCTGCGTTTGAAGAATGTAACCCTTTCTTATGATTTAAGCGATGTATTCCGCAAGTGGTCTCATTTGAATGACCGTAACAGCCGTTTGTCTGTGTACTTCAGTGGTGAAAATCTTGCTACTATCACTGGATATTCTGGTATGGATCCTGAATGTGGTGGCTGGGATGCTTTGAAATATCCGGTATCTCGCGTATTATCTGTTGGTGTAAAATTGACTTACTAA
- the recJ gene encoding single-stranded-DNA-specific exonuclease RecJ, whose product MTHKWNYQPITPEQAEASQQLAQELGISPILGKLLVERGITTAADARKFFRPQLPDLYDPFLMKDMDIAVERLNKAMGKKERILVYGDYDVDGTTAVALVYKFIQQFYSNIDYYIPDRYNEGYGVSIQGVDYAAESGVGLIIVLDCGIKAVEEITYAKEKGIDFIICDHHVPDDVLPPAVAILNAKREDNTYPYEHLSGCGVGFKFMQAFALNNGIEFHHLIPLLDLCAVSIASDIVPIMGENRILAYHGLKQLNSNPSVGLKAIIDVCGLTDKDITVSDIVFKIGPRINASGRIQNGKEAVDLLTEKDFSLALEKAGQINQYNETRKDLDKTMTEEANKIVADLDGLADRRSIVLYNEDWHKGVIGIVASRLTEIYYRPAVVLTRTDDMATGSARSVSGFDVYKAIEYCRDLLENFGGHTYAAGLSMKVENVPAFIERFEEFVSQNILPEQTCAVIDINAEIDFRDITPKFFSDLKKFNPFGPDNAKPIFCTHNVYDYGTSKVVGRDQEHIKLELVDNKSNNVMNGIAFGQSSHVRFIKTKRSFDICYSIEENTHKRGEVQLQIEDIKPN is encoded by the coding sequence ATGACTCACAAATGGAATTATCAACCCATTACACCCGAACAGGCAGAAGCAAGCCAACAACTGGCCCAAGAATTGGGAATTAGCCCAATATTGGGAAAATTGCTGGTGGAGCGGGGAATAACAACGGCAGCGGATGCCCGGAAGTTTTTCCGCCCCCAACTACCGGACTTATACGACCCATTCCTGATGAAGGATATGGATATAGCCGTAGAGCGCCTGAACAAGGCAATGGGAAAGAAAGAGCGCATTCTTGTTTATGGAGATTATGACGTAGACGGTACCACGGCTGTGGCATTGGTCTACAAGTTTATTCAACAGTTCTATTCGAACATCGACTACTATATCCCCGACCGTTACAATGAGGGGTATGGAGTTTCAATCCAAGGAGTAGACTATGCCGCAGAGAGTGGTGTAGGTTTGATTATTGTATTGGACTGCGGTATCAAAGCCGTCGAAGAAATCACATACGCCAAGGAGAAAGGCATTGATTTCATCATCTGCGACCATCATGTCCCCGATGATGTACTGCCCCCTGCTGTAGCCATTCTGAATGCCAAACGGGAAGACAACACCTATCCTTATGAACATCTGTCCGGATGCGGTGTAGGCTTTAAGTTCATGCAGGCATTTGCCCTCAACAACGGTATCGAGTTCCATCACCTTATCCCTTTACTGGACCTCTGCGCCGTCAGTATCGCATCGGATATTGTCCCCATTATGGGTGAAAACCGCATTCTCGCCTACCACGGTTTGAAGCAGTTGAACAGTAATCCCAGCGTAGGCCTGAAAGCAATCATTGATGTCTGCGGACTGACGGACAAGGACATCACCGTCAGTGACATTGTATTCAAAATAGGTCCCCGCATCAACGCCTCCGGACGTATCCAGAACGGGAAAGAAGCTGTTGACTTGCTTACTGAAAAAGATTTCTCTCTTGCCCTGGAGAAAGCCGGACAAATCAACCAATACAACGAGACACGCAAGGACTTGGACAAGACCATGACCGAGGAGGCCAACAAGATTGTAGCTGACCTGGACGGACTTGCCGACCGACGTTCCATCGTATTGTACAATGAAGACTGGCATAAAGGCGTCATCGGCATCGTAGCCTCCCGGCTGACGGAAATCTATTACCGGCCGGCAGTAGTACTGACACGTACGGATGACATGGCAACCGGTTCTGCCCGTTCCGTCTCCGGATTCGATGTCTACAAAGCCATTGAATACTGCCGCGACCTTCTGGAAAACTTCGGAGGTCATACCTACGCCGCCGGTCTTTCCATGAAGGTGGAAAATGTACCGGCCTTTATCGAACGCTTCGAAGAGTTCGTATCACAAAATATCCTGCCGGAACAGACATGCGCCGTCATCGACATCAATGCCGAGATTGATTTCAGAGACATCACTCCGAAATTCTTCAGCGACTTGAAGAAATTCAATCCATTCGGACCGGACAATGCCAAACCCATTTTCTGTACGCACAATGTCTATGATTATGGTACCAGCAAAGTCGTAGGCCGCGACCAGGAACATATCAAGCTAGAACTGGTGGATAATAAATCGAACAATGTAATGAACGGCATCGCTTTCGGGCAAAGTTCCCACGTACGCTTCATCAAGACCAAACGTTCCTTCGACATCTGCTATTCCATTGAAGAGAATACCCATAAGAGGGGTGAAGTGCAGTTGCAGATTGAAGACATAAAGCCGAACTGA
- a CDS encoding RecQ family ATP-dependent DNA helicase, with amino-acid sequence MGEGLGVRLLKQYWGYDTFRGIQEDIINSITEGRDTLGLMPTGGGKSITFQVPALAKEGLCLVITPLIALMKDQVQNLKKRGIKALAIYSGMSRQEIIVTLENCIFGNFKFLYISPERLDTEIFRTKLQKMKISMITVDESHCISQWGYDFRPAYLKIAEIRTLLPGVPVLALTATATPEVVKDIQARLHFREENVFCMSFERKNLAYIVRKTENKTGELLHILRRMPGSAIIYVRNRRRTKEITELLHNEDITADFYHAGLDDATKDIRQQRWQTGESRVMVATNAFGMGIDKPDVRIVIHMDLPDSIEAYFQEAGRAGRDGQKAYAVVLYAKSDKATLHKRIPDTFPEKEYIKEVYEHLQYYYQMAMGDGQGCVREFNIEDFCRKFKYFPVPVDSALKILTQAGYLEYTDEQDNASRLLFTIRRDELYKLRELGEDMDKLIQTILRSYTGVFTDHAFINEDSLAIRTGLTRRQVYEQLIHLAKLRIVSYIPRKKTPYIIYTRERVEMRHLQISPAVYEERKERYEKRISAMLDYVSSDTVCRSRMLLHYFGEKNEHNCGQCDTCINLKNKKPSGHLSEKELSEKILQALSDKRQTPATLAEQIADDKNMLIDVLHGLLDEGKVIAVNGMLQIKK; translated from the coding sequence ATGGGGGAGGGATTGGGGGTGAGGCTTCTGAAGCAATACTGGGGATACGATACCTTCCGGGGAATCCAGGAAGATATCATCAACAGCATTACCGAGGGACGGGACACTTTGGGACTAATGCCCACGGGAGGAGGAAAATCCATCACTTTCCAAGTTCCGGCACTTGCTAAAGAAGGACTTTGCCTGGTCATCACTCCGTTGATTGCCCTCATGAAAGACCAGGTACAAAACCTGAAAAAGCGGGGAATCAAGGCGCTTGCCATCTACTCAGGCATGAGCAGGCAGGAAATCATCGTCACACTGGAGAACTGTATATTCGGCAATTTCAAGTTCCTCTATATCTCCCCCGAAAGGCTCGATACTGAAATCTTCCGCACCAAACTGCAGAAGATGAAAATCAGTATGATTACGGTAGACGAAAGCCACTGCATATCGCAATGGGGCTACGACTTCCGTCCTGCCTATCTGAAGATAGCCGAGATACGCACACTGCTACCCGGTGTACCCGTGCTGGCACTGACAGCCACTGCCACTCCGGAAGTAGTGAAAGATATCCAGGCCCGTCTGCATTTCCGTGAGGAAAATGTGTTCTGCATGAGTTTCGAGCGCAAAAATCTCGCCTATATCGTCCGTAAAACGGAAAACAAGACGGGAGAGCTGTTGCACATCCTGCGCCGTATGCCCGGAAGCGCCATCATCTATGTGCGCAACCGTCGCCGTACCAAGGAAATTACCGAACTGCTGCACAACGAAGACATCACCGCCGATTTCTACCATGCCGGACTGGATGACGCCACCAAAGACATCCGCCAACAACGCTGGCAAACAGGAGAAAGCCGTGTCATGGTCGCCACCAATGCATTCGGTATGGGTATCGACAAACCGGATGTACGGATTGTCATCCACATGGATCTGCCCGATTCCATAGAAGCCTACTTCCAGGAAGCAGGACGTGCCGGAAGGGACGGACAAAAAGCCTACGCGGTCGTCCTTTACGCCAAGTCGGATAAGGCAACACTGCACAAACGCATTCCCGACACCTTTCCTGAAAAAGAATATATAAAGGAAGTATATGAGCATCTTCAATACTATTACCAGATGGCAATGGGAGATGGACAAGGCTGTGTACGCGAGTTCAATATAGAAGACTTTTGCCGAAAGTTCAAGTACTTCCCCGTTCCCGTGGACAGTGCCTTGAAGATTCTGACACAAGCGGGATACTTGGAATATACAGACGAACAAGACAATGCATCCCGGCTACTGTTCACTATCCGTCGAGACGAACTTTATAAACTGAGAGAGCTCGGCGAAGATATGGACAAACTCATCCAAACCATTCTCCGCTCCTATACCGGGGTCTTCACAGACCATGCTTTCATCAATGAAGATTCACTGGCCATACGCACTGGACTCACACGCCGGCAAGTGTATGAACAGCTCATCCACCTAGCCAAGCTACGTATCGTCAGTTACATCCCCCGCAAAAAGACACCATATATAATATACACGCGAGAGAGGGTTGAAATGCGCCACCTGCAAATCTCTCCCGCCGTGTACGAGGAACGCAAAGAGCGGTATGAGAAACGCATAAGTGCCATGCTGGATTACGTGAGCAGCGATACCGTGTGCCGTAGTCGAATGCTGCTACACTACTTCGGAGAGAAGAACGAGCATAACTGCGGGCAGTGCGACACTTGCATCAATTTGAAGAACAAGAAACCTTCCGGCCACCTTTCGGAAAAGGAACTTTCTGAAAAGATTCTTCAAGCCCTATCTGATAAACGACAAACTCCAGCCACTTTGGCAGAACAGATAGCAGACGATAAAAACATGCTCATCGATGTGTTACATGGATTGTTGGACGAAGGCAAGGTAATTGCTGTCAACGGAATGCTTCAAATCAAAAAATAA